Genomic segment of Benincasa hispida cultivar B227 chromosome 1, ASM972705v1, whole genome shotgun sequence:
TGTGAGCCAAGACTATGATTGGGACAAAAGCTCCACCTTTCATGCTGGTCAAGTAAAGCACATTTATTAGACATCAACGCAGAAGTTTGAAAACTTGCTTCCAAGTGCCAAAGCTTCAAATCATAGAATTCGGAtgatcaaataataatattggtTAATCAAGGTAAATCAGTTTGAGGAAATTTCCTCTCTTGAACACGCTTTGTTCTCAACTTACATttatccaaatttaaaatttgtatgtAATCACAACATGAATAGTTAATGTTGAGCTAAGAACATGGAGAGGAAATTTGCTCACTAAAATGAGGTCGACTACCAGTAGAAATTCAACTTGGTGGGTTACATAAATTATAGTCTTCTCTTTGAGAACACCCATCAAACAATCCTGCAATATGTTAAAAGACAATAACAACTTCTGTTAGAGTGTTCAACTCAAGGGCATTGCATTGCAACAACCAGATTAGTAGACAACATTTATATTAGCCTTCTCAGGCTTTCTCCCATTATTTTATGTCTCAACGAACCTTGAAGAGTTGGGTTCCTGTATTAGCATCGACTGCACTGAAAGGATCATCGAGGAGATAAACATCTGCATCATGATAAACAACACGAGCAATTTGTATCCACTGCTTCTGTCCCCCACTCATATTTATCTCTCTTTCTCCAATTTCAGTCAAATCACCGCATGGAAACAACTTCAAATCTTTTCTCAAAGCACAAGctgtcattattaaactttatttgtggtatttagtgtgacttttgagttttgtaacttttagttttttgtaaccaatagtgatttatgagttataggagttatgtgagttatgagcatttgatgacatttttaagttataggagttatgtgagttatgagACTTTTGTAACCATTGGCATTCCTATGGTTATATTTGTAAGCCTATATAAAGGCATGCTTAgttgaatggaaaatatatctctcatttttcatatttttcctcCACGTTTTTTTCTAACATAGTGCTATCAGAGCTAGTagaaaatattgagagaaaaatggccAACGGTGGGATAGGTTCACTTCAACTACCAATGCTTACCAAGCTCAACTATGACAATTGGAGCATCAAGATAAAAGCGTTACTAAGAGCACAAGACGTGTGGGAGATCGTGGAGAACGATTTCCAAGAGGTAGAAGCTGAAGCCAATCAAGCGCAAAGAGATGCGTTAAAGGAGACaagaaagaagaacaagaagaccCTTTATATCTTGTATCAATCGGTGGACGAAGATACGTTGAGACCATCGCCAATGCGGAGATGTCAAAGGCGGCATGGGACAAACTCCAATCGACTCATAGAGGAGCCGATCGTGTGAAAAAAGTACGGTTGCAAACCTTAAGTGGTGAGTTTGAATCTTTACAAATGAAGGAGACGGAGGTGATAGCGGAATATCACACAAAAGTAATGGTTGTCGTCAACCAATTGAAACGAAATGGTGAAGAAATCACCGATGTTTGTGTCATGGAGAAGGTTCTACGAAGCCTAAATACAAAGTTCGAGATCATCGCCACGACGATCGAGGAGACACAGGATCTCGAGAACATGACAATTGAACAATTTATAGGCTCGTTACAAGCCtatgaggagaaaaagaaaaggaggatGGAGCAAACATAGACCGTTGAACAACTTCTCCAACTCAAAATCAAAGAGGAGAATAGTCGTGGACGTGGAAGAGGTTGTGGTGGTCGAGGCCATGGTGGAAGAGGTGAAGCCAACATCGATGTTTCTCAAAACTCATCTGAATCCTCAAGAGGAAGAGGAGGTCGAGGTCATAGAAGACATGGTGGAAGGACCGGAAGAGATAAATCTTaggtaaaatgttataattgtaaCAAATATGGACATTATGCGAATGAGTGTTACTCATCTCAAACAGAGCCGATTGATCGAAAGCATCAGGACCGATCAACCACTAGCACATCAAAAGCCCATCAAGGGCAATCCAATTATGCAGAGGAGAATGGAACATTATTTATGGTTTCAAAGGGAGAAGAAGAGAGTCAAGATAGTATGTGGTATCTTGACACAGGAGCCTCGAATCACATGTGTGGAAAACGCGAGATGTTTGTAGAGTTGAACGAGATGGAGAAAGGTAATATTGCCTTTGGAGACAATTCTTTGGCTGCCATCAAAGGAATAGGTAAAATTCTCATTCGgttaaaaaatggagaaaatcaatatatcacaaacgtttattacattcccaatgtaaaaaataatatattgagtGTAGGACAATTGTTAGAGAAAggttttgaagtttaaatgaaaaacaattgttTGTATTTGAGGGATAATCATGAGAGACTTATTACTAAAGTCTCCATGACCAAAAACTGAATGTTTCCTTTGAATATATGTAATGATGTTTCAAAATGCTTGAAGACGTATTATGAAGATCTCTCTTGGTTATGACATCTACGGTTCGGGCACCTCAATTTTGGAAGTCTAGAAGatttgttgaagaagaagatggtgcGAGGTTTACCACACATTCACAAGCCAAACCAAGTGTGTGAAGGATGTTTGCTTGGCAAACATCATCGAAGTAGTTTTCCGAAGGAGTCTATGACATGAGCAAAGAAGCCTTTAGAACTCATCCATGCCGATGTGTGTGGAATGATCAAACCAGAGTCTCGtggtaaaagtaaatatttccttctctttattgatgatttttctagaaaaacatGGGTGtactttttgaaggaaaaatcagAAGTATTTGAAATCTTCAAGAGATTTAAGGCACGTGTGGAGAATGAAAGCAACCTTACAATCAAGGCCATGAGAACGATCGAGGTGGTGAATTCACATCAAATGAGTTCAAACAATTTTGTTGATGAAAAAGGCATCCAACGTCCGTTAATAGTCCAAGGACACCGCAACAAAATGGCATGGGAAGAGAAAGAATCAGACAATCTTGAACATGGCAAGAAGCATGCTAAAGACAAAGAAGATGCCGAGGGAATTTTGGGCGGAGGCCGTAGTTTGTGCGATTTATTTGACAAACGAGCACCAAC
This window contains:
- the LOC120092685 gene encoding putative ABC transporter C family member 15 isoform X2; the encoded protein is MTACALRKDLKLFPCGDLTEIGEREINMSGGQKQWIQIARVVYHDADVYLLDDPFSAVDANTGTQLFKDCLMGVLKEKTIIYVTHQVEFLLHERWSFCPNHSLGSHIIPSTTNSQKLLDDVGLSNYKRERTKSWDEYRTSCVFSTCSWKFTRLAAAINIISS
- the LOC120092685 gene encoding putative ABC transporter C family member 15 isoform X1, which translates into the protein MTACALRKDLKLFPCGDLTEIGEREINMSGGQKQWIQIARVVYHDADVYLLDDPFSAVDANTGTQLFKDCLMGVLKEKTIIYVTHQVEFLLVVDLILHERWSFCPNHSLGSHIIPSTTNSQKLLDDVGLSNYKRERTKSWDEYRTSCVFSTCSWKFTRLAAAINIISS